The Oncorhynchus nerka isolate Pitt River linkage group LG12, Oner_Uvic_2.0, whole genome shotgun sequence genome includes a region encoding these proteins:
- the LOC115138314 gene encoding LOW QUALITY PROTEIN: heterogeneous nuclear ribonucleoprotein Q (The sequence of the model RefSeq protein was modified relative to this genomic sequence to represent the inferred CDS: inserted 1 base in 1 codon): MATEHINGNGPEEPMDTTAAVTHSEHFQTLLEAGLPQKVAEKLDEIYIAGLVSHSDLDDRAIEALKEFNEEGALQVLLQFKDSDLSHVQNKSAFLCGVMKTYRQREKQGTKVSDSNKGPDEAKIKALLERTGYTLDVTTGQRKYGGPPPDSAHTGXQPTIGTEIFVGKIPRDLFEDELVPLFEKAGPIWDLRLMMDPLSGLNRGYAFVTFCTKEAAQEAVKLCNNNEIRPGKHIGVCISVANNRLFVGSIPKSKTKEQIVEEFAKVTEGLNDVILYHQPEDKKKNRGFCFLEYEDHKTAAQARRRLMSGKVKVWANVVTVEWADPIEDPDPEVMAKVKVLFVRNLASTVTEEILEKAFSHFGKLERVKKLKDYAFIHFEERDGAVKALADLNGKDLEGEHIEIVFAKPPDQKRKERKAQRQAAKTQMYDDYYYYGPPHMPPPTRGRGRGGGRGGYSYPHDYYGYEDYYDYYGYDYHNYRGGYEDPYYGYEDFQAPSRGRGGARGGARGGATLSSRGRGAATPRGRVGGFSQRGGSGPGSSRGVQGTKGALAGKRGRGRS; encoded by the exons ATGGCCACAGAACATATTAATGGAAATGGTCCAGAAGAACCAATGGACACCACTGCTGCAGTTACCCATTCTGAACACTTCCAGACTTTATTAGAAGCTGGTTTACCACAGAAAGTTGCTGAAAAACTAGATGAAATTTACATAGCAG GTTTGGTATCACACAGTGACCTAGATGATAGAGCGATTGAGGCTCTGAAAGAGTTCAACGAAGAAGGTGCTCTGCAAGTTCTGTTGCAGTTCAAGGACAGCGACCTCTCACATGTTCAG AACAAAAGTGCCTTTCTTTGTGGAGTTATGAAGACatatagacagagggagaaacagggtaCCAAAGTCTCAGACTCCAATAAAGGACCAGATGAGGCCAAAATCAAA GCCCTGCTGGAGAGAACTGGCTACACGCTCGATGTGACAACAGGTCAGCGGAAGTATGGAGGCCCCCCTCCAGATTCTGCTCACACAG CACAGCCCACAATTGGTACAGAG ATTTTTGTTGGCAAGATCCCTAGAGATCTATTTGAGGATGAGCTGGTCCCTCTGTTTGAGAAAGCCGGGCCCATTTGGGACCTGCGTCTGATGATGGACCCCCTCAGTGGCCTGAACAGAGGTTACGCCTTTGTCACTTTCTGCACTAAAGAGGCGGCGCAGGAGGCTGTCAAGCTG TGTAACAACAATGAAATTCGACCCGGCAAACACATTGGTGTGTGCATCTCTGTGGCCAATAATAGACTATTCGTTGGCTCCATCCCCAAGAGTAAAACAAAAGAGCAGATTGTGGAAGAATTTGCCAAAGTCACGG AGGGTCTTAACGATGTCATACTGTACCATCAGCCAGAAGACAAGAAAAAGAACAGAGGCTTTTGCTTCTTGGAATATGAAGACCACAAAACTGCCGCTCAGGCCCGCCGCCGGCTGATGAGTGGCAAGGTCAAGGTGTGGGCGAACGTGGTGACTGTGGAGTGGGCTGACCCCATAGAAGACCCTGATCCTGAGGTCATGGCCAAG GTGAAAGTGCTGTTTGTCCGAAACCTTGCGAGCACTGTAACGGAGGAAATACTTGAAAAGGCCTTCAGTCATTTTGGCAAGTTGGAGCGGGTGAAGAAGCTGAAAGACTACGCCTTCATCCACTTTGAGGAGAGAGACGGCGCAGTCAAG GCCTTGGCCGACCTGAATGGGAAAGACCTGGAGGGAGAGCACATTGAAATAGTCTTTGCAAAGCCACCTGACCAGAAGAGGAAAGAACGCAAAGCCCAGAGACAAGCGGCTAAGACACAAAT GTATGACGATTACTATTACTACGGCCCACCTCACATGCCACCTCCCACAAGAGGCAGGGGACGAGGTGGCGGCCGAGGAGGCTACTCTTACCCCCATGACTACTACGGCTATGAAGATTACTACGATTACTATGGCTATGACTACCACAACTATCGGGGTGGCTATGAAGACCCCTACTACGGCTATGAGGACTTCCAAGCTCCCAGCCGAGGACGGGGAGGGGCCCGAGGCGGAGCCCGTGGTGGTGCCACCCTATCCTCCCGGGGCCGTGGAGCTGCCACACCCAGGGGCAGAGTGGGTGGCTTTTCTCAGCGAGGTGGAAGTGGCCCTGGATCGAGCAGAGGTGTGCAGGGGACCAAAGGGGCACTGG CAGGGAAAAGGGGTCGAGGCCGGTCCTGA